A genomic window from Mesorhizobium sp. 131-2-1 includes:
- a CDS encoding MSCRAMM family protein, whose product MSFLIPVANFDPSKPFIYLYSGFGYQPGTFQGSTESTPSTWAAESGFEEWNRQLGQVIDGHKFNDLNADHVWEAGEPALAGWKIYLDVNNDNQWESGEPFTFTDANGYYKFTVTPGTYTVREVQQAGWSQDAPNNAQGEYSVTVVAGADSHNNDFGNFQLASISGHKYVDADGSLATTGDETGVSGWTITLYKDDNHDNIADAGEQVAQTTTDGSGAYQFTGLLPGDYLIKEQDQAGWTHLSPVQINQNSVTSGQNLTNQDFINTQLGSISGHKYVDADGSLATTGDETGVSGWTITLYKDDNHDNIADAGEQVAQTTTDGSGAYEFTGLLPGDYIIKEEDKAGWTHLSPVQIDQDSLTSGQDLTDQDFVNVELGSISGHKLEDADGDLATTGDQTPVENWTITLYKDDNHDNIADAGEQVAQTTTDASGAYEFTGLLPGDYIIKEEDKAGWTHLSPVQIDQDSLTSGQDLTDQDFVNVELGSISGHKLEDADGDLATTGDQTPVENWTVTLYKDDNHDNIADAGEQVAQTTTDASGAYEFTGLLPGDYIIKEEDQAGWTHLSPVQIDQDSLTSGQDLTDQDFVNVELGSISGHKLEDADGDLATTGDQTPVENWTITLYKDDNHDNIADAGEQVAQTTTDASGAYEFTGLLPGDYLIKEEDKAGWTHLSPVQIDQDSLTSGQDLTDQDFVNFKLFEISGHKYEDVNGNDGKDGVGLDDKPWANVTIFIDANDNQTLDPGELQTTTDANGFWQFTGLDASYAGDKVYEVLPDGSEQTLGNAGYAITGTSGTDQDNLDFANFKFFSVSGTKYEDLTGNGKTADDIPWSHDPVTIYIDINGDHSFDAGDLSTTTGAGGAWSIGGLTLADVGKSIYEVVPTGSQQTGILVQTVDNPGSGGTDTGNDFTNFLPPAGQGLTPGFWKNHIDILNQELGEFHAGWNSNTSFETIFGFQNLSKIPGTPSIADALGAKGGGINHLERSSAAAFLSAAVTAVPDGPGGKPELNFSFSAATSSNPAIISVLNLIDVNHDHTLQPGEVTGAVRDVLNDTGAPTSNFGLTGQPGINDIANAFDAMNNQPHPDASVFLI is encoded by the coding sequence ATGTCGTTCCTGATCCCGGTGGCCAATTTCGACCCGAGCAAGCCCTTCATCTATCTCTATTCCGGCTTCGGCTACCAGCCCGGCACTTTTCAAGGTTCCACGGAATCGACGCCGAGCACCTGGGCGGCTGAGTCCGGTTTCGAGGAATGGAACCGCCAGCTCGGCCAGGTGATCGATGGACACAAATTCAACGACCTGAACGCCGACCACGTCTGGGAGGCCGGGGAACCGGCTCTCGCCGGTTGGAAGATCTATCTGGATGTAAACAACGACAACCAATGGGAGTCGGGCGAGCCATTCACCTTCACCGACGCGAACGGCTATTACAAATTCACCGTCACGCCCGGCACCTACACAGTCCGCGAGGTGCAGCAGGCGGGATGGTCGCAGGATGCGCCGAACAACGCGCAAGGAGAATACAGTGTCACCGTCGTGGCCGGCGCGGACAGCCACAACAACGACTTCGGCAATTTCCAGTTGGCTTCGATCTCGGGCCACAAATATGTCGACGCCGACGGCAGCCTGGCGACAACCGGCGACGAGACCGGGGTGAGCGGCTGGACGATCACGCTCTACAAGGACGACAATCACGACAACATCGCCGATGCCGGCGAGCAGGTGGCGCAGACGACTACCGATGGCAGCGGCGCCTACCAGTTCACCGGATTGCTGCCCGGCGATTACCTGATCAAGGAACAGGACCAGGCGGGCTGGACGCATCTGAGCCCGGTGCAGATCAACCAGAACAGCGTCACCTCCGGTCAGAACCTGACCAACCAGGACTTCATCAACACCCAGCTCGGCTCGATCTCGGGCCACAAATATGTCGACGCCGACGGCAGCCTGGCGACAACCGGCGACGAGACCGGGGTGAGCGGCTGGACGATCACGCTCTACAAGGACGACAATCACGACAACATCGCCGATGCCGGCGAGCAGGTGGCGCAGACGACTACCGATGGCAGCGGCGCCTATGAGTTCACCGGGCTGCTGCCTGGCGACTACATTATCAAGGAAGAGGACAAGGCTGGCTGGACGCATCTGAGCCCGGTGCAGATCGACCAGGACAGCCTCACCTCCGGCCAGGACCTGACCGACCAGGACTTCGTCAATGTCGAGCTCGGCTCGATCTCGGGCCATAAGCTCGAGGATGCCGACGGCGACCTGGCGACGACCGGTGATCAGACCCCGGTCGAGAACTGGACGATCACGCTCTACAAGGACGACAATCACGACAACATCGCCGACGCCGGCGAGCAGGTGGCGCAGACCACCACCGACGCCAGCGGCGCCTATGAGTTCACCGGGCTGCTGCCTGGCGACTACATTATCAAGGAAGAGGACAAGGCGGGCTGGACGCATCTGAGCCCGGTGCAGATCGACCAGGACAGCCTCACCTCCGGCCAGGACCTGACCGACCAGGACTTCGTCAATGTCGAGCTCGGCTCGATCTCGGGCCATAAGCTCGAGGATGCCGACGGCGACCTGGCGACGACCGGTGATCAGACCCCGGTCGAGAACTGGACGGTCACGCTCTACAAGGACGACAATCACGACAACATCGCCGATGCCGGCGAGCAGGTGGCGCAGACCACCACCGACGCCAGCGGCGCCTATGAGTTCACCGGGCTGCTGCCTGGCGACTACATTATCAAGGAAGAGGACCAGGCGGGCTGGACGCATCTGAGCCCGGTGCAGATCGACCAGGACAGCCTCACCTCCGGCCAGGACCTCACCGACCAGGACTTCGTCAATGTCGAGCTCGGCTCGATCTCGGGCCATAAGCTCGAGGATGCCGACGGCGACCTGGCGACGACCGGTGATCAGACCCCGGTCGAGAACTGGACGATCACGCTCTACAAGGACGACAATCACGACAACATCGCCGATGCCGGCGAGCAGGTGGCGCAGACCACCACCGACGCCAGCGGCGCCTATGAGTTCACCGGGCTGCTGCCCGGCGATTACCTGATCAAGGAAGAGGACAAGGCGGGCTGGACGCATTTGAGCCCGGTGCAGATCGACCAGGACAGCCTCACCTCCGGCCAGGACCTCACCGACCAGGACTTCGTCAACTTCAAGCTGTTCGAGATCTCCGGCCACAAATATGAGGACGTCAACGGCAACGACGGCAAGGACGGTGTTGGGCTCGACGACAAGCCATGGGCCAACGTCACCATCTTCATCGACGCCAACGACAACCAGACGCTGGACCCCGGCGAACTGCAGACGACCACGGACGCCAACGGCTTCTGGCAGTTCACCGGCCTCGACGCCAGCTATGCCGGCGACAAGGTCTATGAGGTCCTGCCAGACGGCTCGGAGCAGACGCTGGGCAACGCCGGCTACGCCATCACAGGCACCTCCGGCACCGACCAGGACAATCTCGACTTCGCCAACTTCAAGTTCTTCTCGGTCTCAGGCACGAAGTACGAGGACCTGACCGGCAATGGCAAGACGGCGGACGATATTCCATGGTCGCACGATCCTGTGACAATTTACATCGACATCAACGGCGACCACAGTTTCGACGCCGGCGATCTTTCAACGACGACGGGAGCCGGCGGCGCCTGGTCCATCGGCGGTCTGACACTGGCGGATGTCGGCAAGAGCATCTACGAAGTGGTGCCGACCGGCTCCCAGCAGACCGGCATCCTCGTGCAGACGGTCGACAACCCCGGCAGCGGCGGCACCGACACCGGCAACGATTTCACCAACTTCCTGCCCCCGGCGGGTCAGGGCCTGACGCCGGGCTTCTGGAAGAACCACATCGATATCTTGAACCAGGAGTTGGGCGAGTTCCATGCGGGCTGGAACTCCAACACGTCCTTTGAAACCATCTTCGGTTTCCAGAACTTGTCGAAGATCCCCGGAACGCCTTCGATCGCGGATGCGTTGGGAGCCAAGGGTGGCGGCATCAATCACCTCGAACGCTCGTCGGCGGCGGCGTTTCTCTCCGCTGCCGTCACTGCCGTGCCCGACGGCCCAGGCGGTAAACCGGAGCTCAATTTCAGTTTCTCCGCGGCGACCAGTTCGAACCCGGCCATCATTTCTGTTCTCAATCTGATTGACGTGAACCACGATCACACGCTCCAGCCGGGCGAGGTAACTGGCGCAGTGCGGGACGTCCTCAACGACACCGGCGCCCCGACTTCCAACTTCGGCCTGACCGGTCAACCGGGGATCAACGATATCGCCAACGCCTTCGACGCGATGAACAATCAGCCGCATCCGGACGCCAGCGTCTTCCTCATTTGA
- a CDS encoding HlyD family type I secretion periplasmic adaptor subunit, with amino-acid sequence MAAPGTSHASIRFYTRLGLGAVLLLAGGVGGWASVTEIAGAVIAPGTLVVDSHVKNVQHATGGIIAEIDARDGDKVKAGDLLLRLDRTVPAANLAVVSKALDQLTARKARLDAERQGSDSIVFPRELLDRVADPDVAEAVAGEKLHFETRRTSRAGQKSQLGERIAQLEKEISGDVAQADAKSKEIQLVQKELASVRTLWAKKLISLDRLTSTERDATRLDGERGQLIAAQAQAQGKIAETKLQIIQIDLDHSTEVNSDLRDIDGKMGELLERKVAAEDQLKRVDIRAPQDGIVQQSLAYTIGGVVTPGQTIMEVVPDNDSLAVEAKIVPSDIDKLWVGQSASLRFSAFNTRTTPQIDGVVERTSPDITTDQRTGVSYYTVRIRTTADQVARLGEVKLVPGMPVESFIKTEDRSVISYLVKPLQDQITRAFRQ; translated from the coding sequence ATGGCCGCGCCGGGCACCTCCCACGCGTCGATCCGCTTCTACACACGGCTAGGGCTTGGAGCCGTGCTCCTGCTTGCCGGTGGCGTCGGCGGCTGGGCATCGGTCACCGAGATCGCGGGCGCGGTCATCGCGCCCGGCACGCTCGTCGTCGATTCCCATGTCAAGAACGTGCAGCACGCGACCGGCGGCATCATTGCCGAGATCGATGCCCGCGATGGCGACAAGGTGAAGGCTGGCGACCTTCTGCTGCGCCTCGACCGTACCGTTCCGGCCGCCAATCTCGCGGTGGTGAGCAAGGCGCTGGACCAGCTCACGGCGCGCAAGGCCAGGCTCGACGCAGAGCGCCAGGGGAGCGACTCCATCGTCTTTCCGCGTGAGCTTTTGGATCGCGTCGCCGATCCTGACGTCGCCGAGGCGGTGGCCGGCGAAAAGCTGCACTTTGAGACCCGGCGCACCTCCCGCGCCGGCCAGAAGAGCCAGCTCGGGGAGCGCATTGCCCAACTGGAGAAGGAGATTTCCGGCGACGTCGCACAGGCCGATGCCAAGAGCAAGGAGATCCAACTGGTGCAAAAGGAGCTCGCTTCGGTGCGCACGCTCTGGGCCAAGAAGCTCATCTCGCTCGATCGCCTGACCTCGACCGAGCGCGATGCCACGCGCCTCGATGGTGAGCGTGGCCAGCTCATAGCCGCGCAGGCGCAAGCGCAGGGGAAGATCGCGGAGACCAAGCTGCAGATCATCCAGATCGACCTCGACCATAGTACCGAGGTGAACAGCGACCTGCGCGACATCGACGGCAAGATGGGCGAGCTTCTGGAGCGCAAGGTCGCCGCCGAGGATCAATTGAAGCGTGTCGACATTCGCGCCCCGCAGGACGGCATCGTGCAGCAGTCGCTCGCCTACACGATCGGTGGCGTGGTCACGCCCGGCCAGACGATCATGGAGGTCGTGCCGGACAATGACAGCCTTGCCGTAGAAGCCAAGATCGTGCCGAGCGACATCGACAAGCTATGGGTCGGCCAGTCGGCCTCGCTGCGCTTTTCGGCATTCAACACCCGCACGACGCCGCAGATCGATGGCGTGGTCGAGCGGACCTCGCCCGACATCACCACCGATCAGCGCACCGGCGTCAGTTACTACACCGTCCGCATCAGGACGACGGCCGACCAGGTCGCGCGGCTCGGCGAGGTCAAGCTGGTGCCCGGCATGCCGGTGGAATCCTTCATCAAGACCGAAGACCGCTCGGTGATCTCCTACCTGGTGAAGCCATTGCAGGACCAGATCACCCGAGCCTTCAGACAGTAA
- a CDS encoding type I secretion system permease/ATPase gives MLLALALAGFGILAIFRARADALQTMRNAIADTPRRIVPGGKPSASRPVGNRRAGSARSELAEALASCRSAFLAVGLFSGMLNVLMLAGSLYMLEVYDRVLPSRSLPTLVGITILLVILYCGQGFLDFVRARVLVRIGGALDEALGHRVYTSMLRLPLKAGREGDSLQPMRDLDSVRGFLSGMGPTALFDLPWMPIYLVIIFMFHWVLGVTALLGAMVLVVLTLLAERLTRQPVSAATLSGNRRGGLITAGTRNAEVVAAMGMAGGLASRWQDANLEFIADQRKVSDVAGSFGAVSKVLRMLLQSSMLGIGAWLVIEQEATAGVIIAASILSGRALAPVDLAIANWKGFASARQGWQRLTKILAAMPAEAEPMPLPAPAASVVMQNAHIAAPGVQRLLVQDASFAMEAGHGLGIIGPSGSGKSTLVRALVGAWNPVSGRVKLDGADLDQWASQERGRHIGYLPQDVELFAGTVAENISRFEPDADADAIIAAAKAAGAHGLIVSFRQGYETEIGEHGEALSAGQRQRIALARALYRDPFLVVLDEPNSNLDMDGEQALIRAMLGVRERGGIVIIVAHRPNVLAAVDFVMAMNLGRVHEFGPKDEVFAKIFPMLRSVPSGNPPPRTAAETASVAVATRTGGGT, from the coding sequence ATGCTCCTCGCCTTGGCGCTGGCGGGTTTCGGCATACTGGCCATATTTCGCGCCCGCGCTGACGCGCTTCAGACGATGCGGAACGCCATAGCCGACACGCCCCGCCGGATCGTGCCAGGCGGCAAGCCGTCGGCGTCGAGACCGGTTGGCAATAGGCGGGCCGGCTCCGCTCGCTCGGAGCTCGCCGAGGCACTCGCCAGCTGCCGCTCGGCCTTCCTCGCCGTCGGGCTCTTCAGCGGCATGCTCAACGTGCTGATGCTTGCAGGCTCGCTCTACATGCTCGAGGTCTATGATCGCGTGCTGCCAAGCCGCAGCCTGCCGACACTCGTCGGCATCACGATCCTGCTCGTCATCCTCTATTGCGGACAGGGCTTTCTCGATTTCGTGCGGGCGCGGGTTCTGGTGCGGATCGGCGGTGCCCTCGACGAGGCGCTCGGCCATCGCGTCTATACCTCGATGCTGAGACTGCCGCTGAAGGCCGGGCGCGAAGGCGACAGCCTGCAGCCGATGCGCGATCTCGACAGCGTGCGCGGCTTCCTGTCCGGCATGGGTCCGACGGCGCTTTTCGACCTGCCATGGATGCCGATCTACCTGGTCATCATCTTCATGTTCCACTGGGTGCTTGGCGTGACGGCGCTACTCGGGGCGATGGTGCTGGTCGTGCTGACCCTGCTTGCCGAGCGGCTGACGCGACAACCGGTATCGGCCGCCACCTTGAGCGGGAACCGGCGCGGCGGGCTTATCACTGCCGGCACGCGCAATGCTGAAGTGGTCGCCGCCATGGGCATGGCTGGCGGGCTGGCGTCGCGCTGGCAAGATGCCAATCTCGAATTCATAGCCGACCAGCGCAAAGTCAGCGACGTTGCCGGCAGCTTCGGCGCGGTATCGAAAGTGCTGCGCATGCTGCTTCAGTCGTCGATGCTCGGCATCGGCGCCTGGCTTGTGATCGAACAGGAGGCGACGGCGGGCGTCATCATCGCCGCTTCCATCCTCAGCGGCCGCGCGCTGGCGCCGGTCGATCTCGCGATCGCCAACTGGAAAGGTTTCGCAAGCGCGCGCCAGGGCTGGCAGCGGTTGACCAAAATCCTGGCGGCGATGCCCGCCGAGGCCGAACCGATGCCGCTGCCGGCGCCGGCCGCCAGCGTAGTGATGCAAAATGCCCACATCGCGGCCCCGGGCGTGCAGCGGCTGCTGGTCCAGGACGCCAGCTTCGCCATGGAAGCCGGCCATGGGCTCGGCATCATCGGCCCGAGCGGTTCGGGAAAATCCACCCTGGTGCGGGCTCTCGTGGGAGCCTGGAACCCCGTCAGCGGCCGCGTCAAGCTCGACGGCGCCGATCTCGACCAATGGGCCTCGCAGGAACGCGGCCGCCATATCGGCTACCTGCCGCAGGATGTGGAACTGTTCGCCGGCACCGTCGCAGAAAACATCTCGCGCTTCGAACCGGACGCCGATGCGGACGCGATCATCGCCGCGGCCAAGGCCGCCGGCGCGCATGGGCTGATCGTCAGCTTCCGCCAGGGCTACGAGACCGAGATCGGCGAGCATGGCGAGGCTCTTTCGGCCGGGCAGCGTCAGCGCATCGCCTTGGCCCGCGCGCTCTACCGGGATCCGTTCCTGGTGGTGCTCGACGAGCCGAATTCCAATCTCGACATGGACGGCGAGCAGGCATTGATCCGCGCAATGCTCGGCGTTCGCGAGCGTGGCGGCATTGTCATTATCGTCGCCCATCGTCCGAACGTGCTGGCCGCCGTCGATTTCGTCATGGCGATGAACCTGGGGCGCGTGCACGAATTCGGACCGAAGGACGAGGTTTTCGCCAAGATTTTCCCGATGCTGCGGTCGGTCCCGTCAGGCAACCCGCCGCCGCGGACGGCTGCGGAAACAGCCTCCGTAGCTGTCGCCACCCGAACCGGGGGAGGGACCTGA
- a CDS encoding patatin-like phospholipase family protein, with protein MASGGPTFGVAFGGGGARGLAHIHAIEALDELGIRPVAIAGSSIGAIMGAGMASGMTGAEIHAYARTILGSRAEVASRMWRARPGTIAEAMQNGIRVSQFNVERILKSFLPDAIPETFAELKIPLKVTATDYFGHKLAVFEDGDLHSALAASAAIPAVFRPVTRDGRVLIDGGIYNPVPFDLIEKDADIIIAIDVVGAPSEAERRHPTTVDLMYGATQLMMQSIIANKLRQCPPDILIRPNVSKYRVLDFLKIEALMAETVEIKDELKRAVEKAVNAHGGRRSKKKVV; from the coding sequence ATGGCTAGCGGCGGTCCCACCTTCGGCGTTGCCTTCGGCGGCGGCGGTGCGCGGGGTCTCGCGCACATCCACGCCATCGAGGCGCTGGACGAGCTCGGCATCAGGCCGGTGGCGATCGCCGGCTCCTCCATAGGCGCCATCATGGGCGCCGGCATGGCCTCTGGCATGACCGGGGCGGAGATCCACGCCTATGCCCGTACGATCCTCGGCAGCCGCGCCGAGGTGGCCTCGCGCATGTGGCGGGCAAGACCGGGAACCATCGCCGAGGCCATGCAGAACGGCATCCGCGTCAGCCAGTTCAATGTCGAGCGCATCCTGAAATCCTTCCTGCCCGACGCCATCCCGGAAACCTTCGCGGAGTTGAAGATCCCGCTGAAAGTGACGGCGACCGACTATTTCGGCCACAAGCTCGCCGTCTTCGAGGATGGCGACCTGCACTCGGCATTGGCCGCCTCGGCGGCCATCCCCGCCGTGTTCCGCCCGGTTACGCGCGACGGCCGCGTGCTGATCGACGGCGGCATCTACAACCCCGTGCCCTTCGACCTCATCGAAAAGGATGCCGACATCATCATCGCCATCGATGTTGTCGGCGCGCCGAGCGAGGCCGAGCGCCGGCACCCGACCACCGTCGACCTGATGTACGGCGCCACGCAGCTGATGATGCAGTCGATCATCGCCAACAAGTTGCGGCAGTGCCCCCCCGACATACTGATCCGCCCGAACGTGTCGAAGTACCGCGTGCTCGATTTCCTCAAGATCGAGGCGCTGATGGCCGAGACGGTTGAGATCAAGGACGAATTGAAGCGCGCCGTCGAGAAGGCGGTGAACGCGCATGGCGGCAGGCGGAGCAAGAAGAAGGTGGTCTGA
- a CDS encoding M16 family metallopeptidase produces MLLLSALFLVLPALAARAAMNIQEVKSEKGITAWLVEDHTVPIVAIRFVFDGGAAQDPVGKEGLANLMSGLFDEGAGDLDSDAFQVKLDDAGAEMSFDAQRDGTYGSMRMLSEEKDAAFDLLTLAVNKPRFDQTPLDRVRAQVLSGIIANERDPNAIAQRKWLSAIYGEHPYSRPDEGTRQSIAAITPQDLGAFHKASFARDGLHVAVVGDIDAATLKRKLDQLFGDLPEKQALSPIADTQPKLGQQLEVDYDLPQTSLQLAYPGVKRSAPDFFAAVLMNDILGGGTFTSRLYDEVREKRGLAYGVDSNLIDHQHSNALVITTATRSDRAAETLALVRKVVKELAEQGPTEAELEAAKKYMIGAYAINNLDSSGSIAATLLELQLDNLGIDYLQRRAALINAVTIADVKAAARKLLSPDPAIMVVGPPLGSKG; encoded by the coding sequence ATGCTTCTTCTCTCCGCTCTGTTCCTCGTCCTGCCGGCGCTTGCCGCCCGTGCCGCAATGAACATCCAGGAGGTGAAATCTGAAAAAGGCATCACCGCCTGGCTGGTCGAGGATCATACGGTGCCGATCGTCGCCATCCGCTTCGTCTTCGACGGTGGTGCCGCGCAGGATCCGGTCGGCAAGGAGGGACTGGCCAATCTGATGAGCGGCCTGTTCGACGAGGGCGCCGGCGACCTCGACAGCGACGCCTTCCAGGTCAAGCTCGACGATGCCGGCGCCGAGATGAGCTTCGACGCGCAGCGCGACGGCACCTATGGCTCGATGCGCATGCTGTCGGAAGAGAAGGACGCCGCCTTCGACCTTTTGACGCTTGCCGTCAACAAGCCGCGTTTCGATCAGACGCCGCTCGACCGCGTGCGCGCCCAGGTGTTGTCGGGCATCATCGCCAACGAGCGCGACCCCAACGCGATCGCCCAGCGCAAATGGCTAAGCGCGATCTATGGCGAGCACCCCTATTCGAGGCCAGACGAAGGCACCAGGCAGAGCATCGCCGCGATCACGCCGCAGGACCTCGGCGCTTTCCACAAGGCAAGTTTCGCCCGCGACGGCCTGCATGTCGCCGTGGTCGGCGACATCGACGCGGCGACCCTGAAGCGGAAGCTCGACCAACTGTTTGGCGACCTGCCGGAGAAACAGGCGCTCAGCCCGATCGCCGACACCCAGCCGAAGCTGGGACAGCAGCTCGAGGTCGATTACGATCTGCCGCAGACCTCGCTGCAGCTGGCCTATCCCGGCGTGAAGCGCAGCGCGCCGGATTTCTTCGCCGCGGTGCTGATGAACGATATCCTCGGGGGCGGCACCTTCACCTCGCGCCTCTACGACGAGGTGCGCGAAAAGCGCGGCCTTGCCTATGGCGTCGATTCCAACCTGATCGACCACCAACATTCCAACGCATTGGTCATCACCACCGCGACGCGCTCGGACCGCGCCGCCGAGACGCTCGCTCTGGTGCGCAAGGTGGTGAAGGAATTGGCGGAGCAGGGCCCGACCGAAGCTGAACTCGAGGCGGCCAAGAAATACATGATCGGTGCCTATGCCATCAACAATCTGGACTCGTCCGGCTCCATCGCCGCGACGCTGCTGGAACTGCAGCTCGACAATCTCGGCATCGACTATCTGCAGCGCCGCGCGGCCCTCATCAACGCGGTGACGATCGCCGACGTCAAGGCGGCGGCGAGGAAGCTTTTGTCGCCCGATCCCGCCATAATGGTCGTCGGTCCACCGCTGGGAAGCAAGGGATGA
- a CDS encoding M16 family metallopeptidase has product MTSSTRRLRAALLTSALAFAAPALAGDDGKVTDFLLDNGMEVVVIPDHRAPIVTHMVWYKIGSADEPAGKSGIAHFFEHLMFKATSNHAAGEFDRAVSEIGGSNNAFTSYDYTAFHETVAPSALGEMMAFEADRMRNLILTDDVIKTERDVILEERRSRIDNEPQAVLDEEVDATLWQNQPYRIPVIGWMQEMEQLNRTDAIAFYDKYYRPNNAVLVVAGDVEPDTVKALAEKTYGKVARGPDLPPRIRPVEPEQNTKRTVTLTDARVSVPSFSTQWVVPSYHTARPGEAEALDLLAEILGGGNRSRLYQQLVVKQGIAAEAGAFFQGTMLDATNFTVFAAPRGDARLADVEAAVDAEVARIARDGVTDDELEKAKQRYVRSMIFARDKQDDMANMYGATLATGGNARDVQEWPDRIRKVTADEVKTVAARYLVLDHSTTGYLLPQQQAGN; this is encoded by the coding sequence ATGACATCGAGCACCAGACGGCTGCGCGCGGCGCTGCTCACCTCCGCGCTGGCGTTTGCCGCCCCCGCACTCGCCGGCGATGACGGCAAGGTCACGGATTTCCTGCTCGACAACGGCATGGAGGTGGTGGTCATCCCCGATCATCGCGCGCCGATCGTCACCCATATGGTGTGGTACAAGATCGGCAGCGCCGACGAGCCGGCGGGCAAATCCGGCATCGCGCATTTCTTCGAGCACCTGATGTTCAAGGCGACGAGCAACCACGCCGCCGGCGAGTTCGATCGCGCCGTCTCGGAGATCGGCGGCTCCAACAACGCCTTCACCTCCTACGACTACACCGCCTTCCACGAGACGGTGGCGCCCTCGGCGCTGGGCGAGATGATGGCTTTCGAGGCCGACCGAATGCGCAATCTCATCCTTACCGACGACGTCATCAAGACCGAACGGGACGTGATCCTGGAGGAGCGCCGCTCGCGCATCGACAACGAACCGCAGGCGGTGCTGGACGAGGAGGTCGACGCCACACTCTGGCAGAACCAGCCCTACCGCATCCCGGTCATCGGCTGGATGCAGGAGATGGAACAGCTGAACCGCACCGACGCGATCGCCTTCTATGACAAGTATTACCGGCCGAACAACGCCGTGCTGGTGGTGGCTGGCGATGTCGAGCCGGACACGGTGAAGGCGCTGGCCGAGAAGACCTACGGCAAGGTGGCGCGCGGGCCCGACCTGCCGCCGCGCATCCGCCCGGTCGAGCCCGAGCAGAACACCAAACGCACGGTGACGCTTACCGACGCGCGCGTTTCGGTGCCGAGCTTCTCGACGCAATGGGTGGTACCGTCCTATCACACGGCCCGGCCAGGCGAAGCCGAGGCGCTCGACCTGCTGGCCGAGATCCTCGGCGGCGGCAACCGCAGCCGGCTCTACCAGCAGCTCGTGGTCAAGCAGGGCATTGCCGCGGAAGCCGGCGCCTTCTTCCAGGGCACCATGCTCGACGCCACCAACTTCACCGTCTTCGCCGCGCCGCGCGGCGATGCCAGGCTCGCCGATGTCGAAGCGGCGGTCGACGCCGAGGTCGCCCGCATCGCCAGGGACGGCGTCACCGATGACGAGCTGGAAAAGGCCAAGCAGCGCTATGTCCGCTCGATGATCTTCGCCCGCGACAAGCAGGACGACATGGCCAACATGTACGGCGCGACGCTGGCCACCGGCGGCAATGCGCGCGACGTCCAGGAATGGCCGGACCGCATCCGCAAGGTCACTGCTGATGAGGTCAAGACGGTCGCCGCCCGTTATCTCGTGCTCGACCATTCGACGACGGGCTATCTTCTGCCGCAGCAACAGGCGGGGAATTGA
- the rsmD gene encoding 16S rRNA (guanine(966)-N(2))-methyltransferase RsmD yields MRIVGGEFRGRPLATPRSNAIRPTTDRTREAVFNVLAHRFADKLDGARVLDLFAGTGALGLEALSRGAAYGVFIEESAEGRGLIRGNVEAFGLTGRTKIFRRDATALGEAGTLAAFGLIFADPPYGKGMGERALRSARQGGWLLPGALCVVEEAASAPFEAGEGFAVVDERGYGETVIRFIEVG; encoded by the coding sequence ATGAGGATCGTCGGTGGCGAGTTTCGCGGGCGCCCGCTGGCGACGCCACGCAGCAATGCCATCCGTCCGACCACCGACCGCACCCGCGAGGCGGTGTTCAACGTGCTGGCGCACCGCTTCGCCGACAAGCTCGACGGCGCGCGCGTGCTCGACCTCTTCGCGGGCACCGGCGCGCTCGGGCTTGAGGCGCTGTCGCGCGGCGCTGCCTATGGCGTCTTCATCGAGGAATCGGCCGAGGGACGCGGCCTGATCCGCGGCAATGTCGAGGCGTTCGGGCTCACCGGCCGCACCAAGATTTTCCGGCGCGACGCCACCGCTCTGGGAGAGGCTGGCACGCTTGCCGCCTTCGGCCTGATCTTCGCCGACCCACCTTACGGCAAGGGCATGGGCGAGCGCGCGTTGCGCTCCGCGAGGCAAGGCGGCTGGCTGCTGCCCGGCGCGCTCTGCGTGGTCGAGGAAGCGGCGTCCGCGCCGTTCGAAGCCGGGGAAGGGTTCGCCGTGGTCGACGAGCGCGGTTACGGCGAGACGGTGATCCGGTTCATCGAGGTCGGGTGA